Below is a genomic region from Dioscorea cayenensis subsp. rotundata cultivar TDr96_F1 chromosome 14, TDr96_F1_v2_PseudoChromosome.rev07_lg8_w22 25.fasta, whole genome shotgun sequence.
tgctacatttttgtgttctttgtttTGTCACTGTAGTGAGATGAAgctattgttattgttatttggAGGGTTTTGGTTGCATTgaggaaaagaaaagcaaagatgATGAAAtggaaaaattgaagaaaattatatttactgGCGATTTTCTTACTTTGCTTATCCGTCTTGTTTTCGACTCTTAAAaagttctattttttgtttctccCCCCTTTTCTCTATCTTCCTGGATCCAAAATACCCAAAATTGTGCCATTTATGAGTACTTTGACACTAGAAAGTTCCACATGCATTGGTTCCATTCTTTTGTTGTTTGAAAGTTGTTTAACGTTCAGATAATTGTAGACCATAATGCTACCATTTATTAGGCTCTTgaaatgcaatttttgatgttttgttgtATTAGTTGACGCTTGAAGACTACTTGCTTTATGATACTTGAATGGTCCTTATGCATTTGATTCACTTTTTTTTGTCGGTAGAAAGTTGTGTAACGTTCATCTAACCAACATGATTCCCTCTTCAATGTATACCCCAAATGGTTACATTTATTAGGTTCTGCAGTGCAATTTTTGTCTCTTTAGAGAATGATGGTTGATTTTGGCTtattgtttaacctttttttgaAGATTACTTGCTTTGTGACCCTTGAAAGTTTGGTATTCATttgtttcattcttttgttaGTAGAATGTTGTGTCACGTTTACGGTTTATCTAACCCACATTATTCCCTCTTTGACATATGAACGTTATGGTAAATTTTGGATAGACATGGGTGCTTAGAAGGCCCAAAATGAAACATCCTTGATGATTGGTTCTCTGATTGTGATCTTTTATTAATTGCCTTAAAAATTTCATTAGGTAATTCATTGAAATGTTTTTATTGCTtcactatggttttctcccaaatGGTGGATGTCATTTTGCTATTCTACAGAAATCATAATCTCCAGATTCTTACTGCTTGCTCATACTGTTTGGtgaataacatttttttttttttctgattcaGGGTGCTACGTATGCTTCTATAAGTTGCCCGAAAAGTATAAGTTTCAGGGGAAATTTTAACACCAAAAAAGAGGAGGTTAGTCACAATGATAATTCTCCTTTCTAATAGCAAAACATCTAGCTTGATAGCTAATACTAAAATAAGCTTCAATATCAGAAACTAGCAATGTTATAGAATTTTTTGATCTACAGGAAGCACGATTTGGTGTAATAGCcatgaaaattttgttgtttattagcctctttatatatatgtatacatatttcttttacaaaatttatttgCTAGAACTAAAAGTTGAATTATCTGATTATACACAAAAATTGTAGAAGTTTACTCTAGATATTCGAAAATGACATTACAAGATAATGGTATTGAAAGGgattactttattattatttaaaaattatattaaaaaaccatgCCCACTTTTCATATGAAGCGCATAGCTAAAAAGGATTTCTGGGACAGTGTGCTATTGTACCTCTGAGATCAAGATTCATTCATGAAAGTCATGCAGTAAGCAATATTCCTAGGGGGCCGTCATATAAATCCtgaattattattgattataaattctGAACTGTTTATTTTTGCATCTATACTCTCGTAATCAATTCCTTTTAAATGATCATCGAGTTTACAGTGCTACAATCGGATTTTGGTGCTCACTTGCTTGCCTACATATTTTGTAGGCTGCTCATCGGAGAAGTGGTTTGTCATTTTCAGCTCCATCTGTAAGTCATCAACTCTGGAATGTTTGTGTTTATTATCACAAAAATTAGTTTGGTCTGGACGAGCAGAAGTTTGGCATGATATTCTCCGCTGGGTTCTGTTTCATCATCAATTTTCTATTTGTGAAATATTTTCACTTGTTAGGGGGATGCCTTTCTAGTGAAGAATCCTTCTATTCGTTGGATATATTTTCTTGATTACCATTTATGATGATGACAACAAAATGTTTCTGATTTTATTTCAGAAGATTAATTTGAACAGTAGAAGGTTAATTTGTTCCGTGGCCACTGAACCTCCACCAGCTCAAGTTGAAGATTCAGAAATGGATACCCCTAAAGAGGTTTTTCTGAAGGACTACAAGATGCCAGATTATTACTTTGAGAAGGTGAAATAATTATGTATCAGTGTCATGGTCACTTTCTATTTTGTGCTGTATGCTATTTGTGGTTGTTGCTTTCTGTAGCTTCTTtatttctgtgtttttttttatctgcaTTCCTCATATGATGACCAATTTAGTGCATTAATTGAATTTCTGATTAAGATCTGCAAAAAGATCTAAATTTAGCACCATTCTTTACCTCTTTGAATATTTGATTGGCtgtctttttattaataaatcagTCTTTGATTTTTTGACATtcgattattaattttttaattgtactCTTTTCACTACTTTAGGTGGATCTAAGCTTTACGCTTGGTGAGGACAAGACAATAGTTGCATCAAGCATTACAGTATCTCCTCGAATAGAAGGTGcgtgatattgtttaaaaaaaatttcttgaagcATTTTCTCTTATGATTAACATTTAGCATCTGATCTgtgtttttgtaattaattggctattatatatacatattgtcAGCTGTCCAATCTGTGTCATATGACATCTCTTTACCATTGCCGCTGATGCTTTGTTACATGTATTTAGGTACTCCTTGCCCTTTGGTTCTTCATGGGGTTGATCTTAAGCTATTATCAATTAAAGTTGATGGGAAGGAACTTAAGGTAATTATCTACACCCTTTTTTACCTGTAAGATGATTACTTTGTAGTTTtttgcttattattttttaaaagttaatttaacATAGTGTATGAATTCACTTTGAGTGATAATTGCTTACTAACAAATTGATCATGTAAATGTGAACATCAATGAAGTAAATTTGTCATAAAAAATCCTAGCAATGTTTGGCAATGCTTAAAATATAGCATTTGAGAACAACTCATCAACCAcatgttgatttgatttaagaCATTTATGGCTAAGGTATAATATGCATAAAGTATATATACCTATAATGGCTGTATGGTTTGTTCCCAAGTTGAGGTTGTAGAAATGCTGAATGAAAGCCTTAGCAAGTGAACTTATTTGATCAGACTTATTTAGCTTTATGAAAGCTATGTTTGAATATTGAAAGGTGCAGCTTGCCACATCCTTAGCTCTTTGTTTGCACCAATTAGGTTTTTGGTTGTTGCCATATACTTTAGCAACTTAAATAGTGTCTCACACTCTCTTTATCTCTGAAATGTTTTGCCTATTACTCTGAATTTTAAACCCCATCACGCTTGATAGAAAGTCATCTAGCTTTTTCCAAAGGAACTAAATCTTCTGTTGAAACATGTTTGTTCTTTTCAACACAGActgtttttattttgctttatttatttatttgtttgcaaCTCTAAATGATGCAGAAAGAAGATTATCATATGACTTCACGTCATCTGACATTGTCGGCACCACCTACCACCACATTTACTCTGGAAATTGTTACAGAAATACACCCTGAGAATAATACATCCTTAGAGGTATGATAATTTTGATTCTATTAATTTGTTTGCCTGTTTGAAAAATAATCTGCTTTTGTTGTTTCCAGGGACTTTACAAGTCAAGTGGGAACTTCTGTACACAGTGTGAAGCAGAAGGTTTCCGGAAGATCACcttttatcaggtttttttCATGCATAGAGCTGTTAGTTAACTAATATCTTGTGGCAATTCCACAATTATCTCATGGGGAGCTTAGACAaacattgtttcattttctcttACTTGGACAAAGACCTGGAATGTTTTTTGCCTTACCAGCTAATTTTGCTATGATGTTTTTCTGACTGGTGTTAATACGCAATTGCTTTTTTAGGATCGCCCTGATGTCATGGCAAGATATACTTGCCGCATTGAAGCAGATAAAACCCTCTATCCGGTGCTGCTATCAAATGGAAATCTAGTAGAACAAGGGGACCTAGAGGTGAGCACTTTGTCATTTGAATTTATACTTCTGGTTTAGAATTTCCAAGATCTGTTGgtgaatttaaagttttattagTTGCATTCCTGATTGTTTCATGGCTTGCAGGGTGGAAGGCACTATGCTATTTGGGAGGACCCTTACAAGAAACCCAGTTACTTGTTTGCATTAGTTGCTGGACAACTAGAAAGCAGAGATGATTCCTTTATCACATGTTCTGGTAAGAATGTTGTCTTGAGAATCTGGACTCCATCCCAAGATGTACCAAAAACAGCCCATGCAATGTATTCTCTCAAGGCTGCAATGAAATGGGATGAGGAAGTTAGTATCTTTGTTCTGTTATTTCACGTCATTATTGCCTTTTTTCCATTAGATTTTCGAGTCATGGCTGATTTTTCATTCTGCAACAGGTCTTTGGTCTTGAATATGATCTCAATTTGTTCAATATTGTGGCTGTTCCAGATTTTAATATGTAAATTTCGTTGATTTAATCATCAACTGCCTTTAAAAGTttctgcttcttttttttttttttaattatgtttaaattattaactAAATTTTCCGTTTCTTTTTGAAGGGGAGCCATGGAAAACAAAAGTTTAAATGTATGcttgatgataattttttcaGCTAATGTATTCTTGCTATACTCCCCTTCACTGAGATTTTAATGTATGTCTGCAGATCTTCAATTCTAAACTTGTCTTGGCATCCCCAGAAACTGCAACAGATGGTGACTATGCAGCAATATTGGGAGTAATTGGTCATGAGGTAGCTTCTTTCACCAAATAACTCTTATATGGTAACTTCAATGGtcctattttattcttataaaacTTTTGATTCTATGCCGAAATGGTTTTGTTTCACTTGCAGTATTTCCACAACTGGACAGGAAACAGGTCCGAGTTACTTTCTCAATGCCATCATGTGTTTATTGTATCAGGGATATCGCAAGTATTTTGCATGAGTTATTTTAGTCCATATTACATGCATTGCTTGGAAAATTGCCAGCTATGTTCAGTGCACCTGAGTTGAAAATTTTGGGCCTTCCACATGAATCAATTATGGGTTTTGAGTTGCAGCACCTTTTTAATAGTCATTTTTTCATCTAATTATTATAGGGTGACTTGTCGTGACTGGTTTCAGCTAAGTTTAAAAGAAGGACTTACAGTCTTCAGAGATCAGGTTAGGATTTTACTAAAAGCAGACCTTTTTTTTGCTGTCTGCTTATCTGCTGTATATTCTTCAGTCTTCTAACTTTTGTATTTTACCATGGTTCATGGGCGCAGGAGTTCTCATCTGACATGGGCAGTCGAACTGTAAAACGCATAGCTGATGTTTCAAGACTTCGGAATTATCAATTTCCACAGGTTATTCTTTGGCCATTggtttgtgtgtttttctttttcctattgAGCATTTTCTGCAATTGAAGGAAAGTGAAGGTGTCTCCTTTTGCATATATGATGATGGCTTGATGTGGATAAATATAGCCAGTCAGCTAATTGGGTTTGTATGTTTTTCTTAGAAAACCTCGTGTTTCTTAGGTATCTGGATTGGTAGTACGTTAAAATTTAGCACCAAGCACTTAAtggttttcaaataaaaattttcactccTATATAGTATCTTTCTGCGATCAAATCTATCCAACTCtgaaaagttaaatatttaacgGTTCAGATTTCTAGTCAAGGATATTAAATTCAATCTAAGTTTTTCTTTGTCGCACTTCATTTGTTAGTCGCATTGGTTGCTTATAATCAAATTGAAGATTTATCTTTCAAGTTTGCTTGAGCACATTGCTTAATATATTTGCTTATTGGCCGCTGCTGTTCTTGTAAGAATGAATTagtcttttgattttgtttttaatgtagaATGAATGAAACCTCAAATAAATACTATAGAATTGCAGAAAATATTCATTTCTCCAAATCTTCTGTCATTCCATACCTAGCTGAACAAGAAAAAGGGACGAGGAAGGGTGTATCTACTTTTTCCtgtcttgttttttttctttgctataACTTTGCAGCATTGCCACCTGTAGCAGGCCTTTAATTTGCCACTGCACTTGGTTAATTTTTATTCCATGCAAATTTTGTTACTTTATTAAGTAACCCAAATCACTTAAGTGACTTAATAGATGAAAATTTATTCTGAGACCTTGCCTAACGACAGTTTCATTTGGAAACATGCTCTTGGCATATGAGATTGGCCATCTCAAAGATCATGTTCTCATTGCATGTGCTTATTTGTTGCCGTGGACATCACAGTATTACTAACAGGCTTTGCTGCtcaacattttttttcacaacctTTGTTGGCTTGGTTGTTGatttgtaatttattcattGATAGCATGAGTAGTTGTTTATACTGGTTTTTCTCATATTCTCAGGATGCAAGTCCCATGGCTCACCCTGTACGACCACATTCATATATCAAGGTACTACATAgtttttgttgttattcttaAGTGAAAGAGTAAGTTTTCTGTTTTGATAAAGTAATTGCTGGAGCTAACATTGATTCTGTTTTTTCTTCTGACAGATGGACAACTTCTATACTGGTGTGTCTTGACTGTTCCTAGTCTTTGCTTAATTGTGTTTGAAACTCCTGCTtggatttatttctttgaagTACCTTTCTGTTCTAATTTTGGTGGTGTTATCTTGGCCTGCATGGAAACTTCATTTTATCATAATCTTCTGTCTGACATCTGCTCTCAACACAGTCACGgtatgtttctcttttttttttccttttttttaataatactaaTCTTTCAGTTTGACTTGCATCTTTACATTGTAAAACTTGATACCTTTTCTAAACTAATGTCATCTTTGTTTGGGAAATTTGGTGTTTCCTTACATCTGGCCGGTACATTGTTGCGGACAGGTCTATGAGAAGGTTAATACTGCTCTCCTGTGTTTGTTAactgtattgttttttttattttttttatttataattccaGTGGATTTAATACTGGTCCTTTGATAAGAGTTTTCTACTTTGTGATGTTAAATCAGGGTGCTGAAGTTGTTAGAATGTACAAGACCCTGCTTGGAACTGAAGGATTTCGAAAGGTAAATTCATGATCACTTGCTGTATTCTTGTATTTCTCATCAGTTGTGGAGTCTTTGTCTTCTTGCCTGTCTGATTCAATGTTCTTTAATTAGGTTTCGTTCCATGCCATAttcatttgaattattttgttgtttcaGGGCATGGATCTTTACTTCCAAAGACATGATGGACAAGCTGTAACTTGTGAAGATTTCTTTGCTGCCATGCGAGATGCGAATAATGCTGATTTCTCCAATTTCTTACTATGGTATGCAGAGAAGACTCAGCCTTTTTATGCatgaatttttgtaaaatagaGGGGCTAATTTTGACACTGTTATGGCAATGCAGGTACTCTCAAGCAGGAATACCTTATGTTACAGTTACCTCATCCTATAACCCTGATGCATGCACATACTCCTTGAAGTTCAGGTAATGTGTACGTAACATAAACTTGTGTGTAGTTTGTGCCCTTTCAAGTGTTACTACTATTTCCATTCTTTTTCGGCATTTATCAGTTAGCTCTGGGTTAGACCTGCATGTATAATTCTAACTGTTGTACACCACTTTTTCAGTCAAGATGTGCCACCTACTGCAGGACAACCAGTGAAAGAACCTATGTTTATTCCTGTAGCTGTTGGATTACTTGACTCCAGTGGAAAGGATATGCTGCTGACCTCTATTTATAATGAGGGACTGCTGCAGAAATTTGATCAGCCAACATCAACTATTGTTCTTAAAGTCACCAAGGTTggtttcaatttttgttttatttgtttcttgggAAATTTTATAGGGATCTATCTTTCTTGTATGTTCCACTGTGGAACCATTTGGATGTAATGGGTTTTGCCCAATTGAGTTAGTTTGGTAGATATATTAATTCGTGTATAATTCCCTGATATCTTTGTATGTGGCACCCTTAACATGTTCCCCTAGCCAGCGTTATCATCATGCATATGTTAGTACTTCTTCCAATTATTTTCGTCGTATATGAAAAATGTCTTCTTTTTATGTGTTTCTCCTACTTGATGGTGGTTTGTTATTGTCAGAATTCTATTCTggtatttattatgtttaatattgTCTTCTCATGTTAATGTTaacttaattttgtatttttcagaAGGAAGAAGAATTTGTTTTCGCTGATATACCTGAGAAGCCAATCCCTTCCCTGTTGCGTGGTTACAGTGCTCCTATTCGTCTTGATTCTGATCTTACAGACAGTGATCTATTTTTCTTACTGGCACATGATTCAGATGAGTTCAACCGGTATGCtttccaaaaatttgaaatattcgTTTCATAATATcaagaaatttgatttgatttaactttttctcgTTGTGTGTGGTTCAGATGGGAAGCCGGCCAAGTATTGGCAAGGAAACTGATGCTTAACTTAGTGGCTGATTTTCAGCAGAACAAAGATTTGATCCTAAACCAGAAGTTTGTCAATGGGATCAGAAGCATATTATGTGACTCCAGCTTGGATAAAGTATGTACGATAATTTCCCTCTTGATtcagaataaattattattctcTGAAATGGttgcattgatttcttttttgtaGGAATTTATTTCAAAAGCAATTACATTGCCCGGTGAAGGTGAAATAATGGACATGATGAAAGTTGCTGATCCAGATGCCGTTCATGCTGTTCGCACTTTCATTAAAAAGCAACTTGCACTTGAGCTAAAAgaagagcttcttgcaactgtaagTTCTTTTTATCTCTTTAACTTTCTTCATCGAATATCAGCTTTTGTTATGATTTCTTGTTGTCTACATTTAAGCACTGCATGATATTTCGCCTCCATGAATATTCTCTATGTAACAACtgagaaagaaaaacattactCATGTTGCAAGTATTGTTTGCTGTCTTTTGCTTTGATGTGAAAATGCCTTTCCAAGCTAGAATTTCTTACTGTTTATTGCTCCAGTGTCTTGGGAAAACTGCGGTTTTTTTAACCATTTGATTTGGTACTGTTTTCAGGTGAAGAACAACAGAAGTGATGAGCCTTATGTCTTCGATCATCAGAGTTTGGCCCAACGTGCTTTAAAAAACACAGCTCTTGGTACCATTCATCAGAATCATGTTACAATTTCAGTTTTGTCGCTAgagttgaaatatataaattagctTCTAACATTTGGTTTATATGATATCTTCTGAGCAGTCTATCTTGCATCCCTCGATGAACCTGAAACCACTGAATTTGCATTGTCTGAATACAAAGCTGCTACAAACATGACCGAGCAATTCGCAGCTCTCGTGGCCTTATCTCAAAATCCCGGCCAAGTTCGTGATGAGGCACTCTCTGATTTCTACAACAAGTGGCAGCATGACTATTTGGTGAGATTCCAATACTTACCAAGCTTGAatcatttttatgtttaatattgttttaaactCCTTGATCATGTTCTTTTCTGGACAGGTTGTGAGTAAATGGTTTGCTCTTCAATCTTCATCGGATATTCCTGGAAACGTCGCAAATGTTCAGGAAACTATTAGAGCATCCTGCATTCGATTTGCGCAACCCAAACAAAGCATGCTATAAATTCATTTTCACTCACTTATTTCAAAATCCATCCTTTTCATAAACCAAGTTCTGATCTGGTGTTTCTTCAGGTATACTCTCTGATTGGTGGATTTTGCGGATCGCCTGTCAATTTCCATGCAAAAGACGGATCAGGCTACAAATTTCTCGGAGGTCTTGTGTTGCAACTGGATAAAATAAATCCTCAGGTGAGTTTCATTTTTCCGAACAAACCCGATCCATGATCATCTGATCAATATGAGCTTCTAATAACAGGTGGCATCTCGCATGGTGTCCGCTTTCTCGAGGTGGAGGCGCTACGACGAAACCCGTCAATCTCTTGCTAAGGTATTTTCTCGAGTTAATCCATAAATTCATTTCGACTCGCTTAGACAATTGCGATGATGCCgctgaaattatatatatcagaTTTCTGATCTTTTCCGGCTAATTACATTCGATATGTTTCTTTTTCCGGCTTGATGTAAATTATTTTGTGGCTTATAATTTCGATGTCGATATTGTGTTGTACAGGCACAATTGGAGAAGATAATGTCTGCCAATGGACTATCTGAGAATGTGTATGAGATTGCTTCCAAAAGTTTGGCTGCATGATTTCTGAAAATGTCTGCAAGGGTTTCTGGCTTATTGAaatcttttttaatcttaagtcttttatgttttaattggcTTTTTATATAATAGTTGTTATTATGTGAGACTATTTTGCCATAAATGCTGGATAAAGTTCAATTAAATGGCAATTgggacttttttttaaaaaaattttaatttttttttttgagttattGATGTCTTTGCAATTGATTTTAATTGTCtgatttgaattgtttttggcttataaattattattgctttttttcccttattgataaaaaaatgatttttttttcttttgcatatatatatatatataatatactgcTGTAAAACCAAATagtacacattttttttataaagttagtTATTAGATCGACTGAAAAATTGGCACCTATTAatggtttatgattttttttattaaattatttaattatctaataaatgaatgaatgataaatataatgattatataaataaatacatgtgTAAAACtctgaaaaatgaataaaatacttgaaaaaaaaaaagaatgatataATGACTTGGATCATAAAAAAGGAAGAATTggggaaaattttcaaatatatatatatatacacattttcTCAAAGCTAAATTTTTAAGACGTTTGCAGATTTTCAATCTGCGGAGGTCTCTAAGGCTGTTGAATATTAATCCAATAGTGTTGTAAATTCAGTTTAGTCTCACATCGCCTAATTGAGGGGGAGTCTATGTGCATATATGTGGGGGGCAATCTCACTCTATCAGGCCAGTCTTTTGGGGATGTGGGTCCCCCGCTGTGTGTAACATTAGTGCTTTCATTGAGAGCAGGTGGTGTCGACTGGGTGAGGGGCTGACCAGCGAAGTCTTCTGACCAGTAGAGGGGATGACCAGGGAGGGTTCTGACCAGGGACAAACCTGAGTGAAGCGCTGCTGAGTGAAGTGTCGTTGAGTTAAGCGTACCTGATCTGACAAGGACGTCGGGTCTGATCGGGGGAGCAATGTTGCAAACCTGGTTTAGTCCTACATCGCCTACTTGAGGGGGAGTCCATGTGCATATATGTGGGGGGCAACCTCACCCTATCAGACCGGTCTTTTGGGGTTGTGGGTCTCCAGCTGTGTGCAACAAATAGCCTCCAAAATCCCTTATtctctcacatatatatatatatatatatatatatatatatatatatatatatatgattttactAAAAATACCTATATTCTCAAAACTATTAGATTAGCCTCcaattaattctaaaatattcACTTGTTCTCTCCTTCTCATTGATtaccttatattttttttttattatctgcAGATTTCTTattctatgtatatataattgcaccatattattattttacaatcaCTGAGCTATTTACGGTGTAGTCGTTATGTAACGGAATTCACAAAACatggatttaattaatattaataaaaaaatattaagcaaAAGAAATAGCTAATGaaattagtattaatattttgttttaaaaaattattaaatttatttatctcaataatta
It encodes:
- the LOC120276453 gene encoding LOW QUALITY PROTEIN: puromycin-sensitive aminopeptidase (The sequence of the model RefSeq protein was modified relative to this genomic sequence to represent the inferred CDS: deleted 1 base in 1 codon); protein product: MARLVLTCKSSSLVKRGVFGMFSSFHLGATYASISCPKSISFRGNFNTKKEEAAHRRSGLSFSAPSKINLNSRRLICSVATEPPPAQVEDSEMDTPKEVFLKDYKMPDYYFEKVDLSFTLGEDKTIVASSITVSPRIEGTPCPLVLHGVDLKLLSIKVDGKELKKEDYHMTSRHLTLSAPPTTTFTLEIVTEIHPENNTSLEGLYKSSGNFCTQCEAEGFRKITFYQDRPDVMARYTCRIEADKTLYPVLLSNGNLVEQGDLEGGRHYAIWEDPYKKPSYLFALVAGQLESRDDSFITCSGKNVVLRIWTPSQDVPKTAHAMYSLKAAMKWDEEVFGLEYDLNLFNIVAVPDFNMGAMENKSLNIFNSKLVLASPETATDGDYAAILGVIGHEYFHNWTGNRVTCRDWFQLSLKEGLTVFRDQEFSSDMGSRTVKRIADVSRLRNYQFPQDASPMAHPVRPHSYIKMDNFYTVTVYEKGAEVVRMYKTLLGTEGFRKGMDLYFQRHDGQAVTCEDFFAAMRDANNADFSNFLLWYSQAGIPYVTVTSSYNPDACTYSLKFSQDVPPTAGQPVKEPMFIPVAVGLLDSSGKDMLLTSIYNEGLLQKFDQPTSTIVLKVTKKEEEFVFADIPEKPIPSLLRGYSAPIRLDSDLTDSDLFFLLAHDSDEFNRWEAGQVLARKLMLNLVADFQQNKDLILNQKFVNGIRSILCDSSLDKEFISKAITLPGEGEIMDMMKVADPDAVHAVRTFIKKQLALELKEELLATVKNNRSDEPYVFDHQSLAQRALKNTALVYLASLDEPETTEFALSEYKAATNMTEQFAALVALSQNPGQVRDEALSDFYNKWQHDYLVVSKWFALQSSSDIPGNVANVRKLLEHPAFDLRNPNKVYSLIGGFCGSPVNFHAKDGSGYKFLGGLVLQLDKINPQVASRMVSAFSRWRRYDETRQSLAKAQLEKIMSANGLSENVYEIASKSLAA